Within Streptomyces roseirectus, the genomic segment CCGACTCCAGCGCGCGGGCGAGTTTCGAGACGTACAGCGCTTCGAGCCCCGTCCGGTCGGCGAGCTGCCGCTGACTGGGCGTACGGCCCTCGCGGCGCATGCCGTGCAGCGAGGCGAGGACGACGTACTGGGCGTGGGTGAGGCCCAGCGGGGCCAGCGCCCGGTCGACGGCCACCCGCCACTTGTTCGCGAGCCGCCAGACCAGTTGGCCGTGGGTCGCTCTGTCGGTTCCCGTGCTCATGCCTCGATACCGTACATGGCTACTGTAGCCATGGCTACTATCAGGGTGGAGGCATGCGGAGGTATCCCGAGCCCCCGTCACGGGTCTAGGTTGTGCCCCATGAGCAACCTTGATCGGGCCCCCGCTCCGGCGGTCTGTGGTGGCCGGGGATTCGTGGTGGCGGAACCGGTGCGTGAACTCCTCACGCCCCGCACGGTGCAGCTGGGCGACTCCACCGAGGTGCGGCGGCTGCTGCCGAACCTGGGGCGGCGGATGGTCGGCGCGTGGTGTTTCGTCGACCACTACGGTCCGGACGACATCGCCGACGAACCCGGCATGCAGGTGCCCCCGCACCCCCACATGGGCCTCCAGACGGTGAGCTGGCTGCACGAGGGCGAGGTCCTGCACCGCGACTCCACCGGCAGCCTCCAGACGATCCGCCCCCGCGAGCTGGGCCTGATGACCTCGGGCCGGGCGATCAGCCACTCCGAGGAGAGCCCCCGCGACCACGCCCGCCTCCTGCACGGCGCCCAGCTCTGGGTCGCGCTCCCGGACGCGCACCGCCACACGGAACCGGGGTTCGAACACCACGCCGCGCTCCCGCAGGTGACCGCGCCCGGCCTCACCGCGACCCTGATCCTCGGCACCCTCGACGGCACGACGTCCCCGGGCACCGCCTACACCCCCATCACCGGCGCGGACCTCACCCTCGCCGAGGGCGCGGACGTCCGTCTCCCCCTCGACCCCGACTTCGAGTACGCCGTCCTCGCCATGTCCGGCGAGACCCACGTCGACGGCGTCCCCGTCCTCCCCGGCTCCATGCTCTACCTCGGCTGCGGCCGCACCGAACTCCCCCTGCGCGCGGGCTCCGACGCGAGCGTCATGCTCCTCGGCGGCGAGCCCTTCGAGGAGGAACTGGTCATGTTCTGGAACTGGATCGGCCGCTCCCAGGAAGAGATCGTCCAAGCCCGCGAGGACTGGATGACCGGGTCCCGATTCGGAGAGGTCAAGGGATACGACGGGGCGCCACTGCCCGCCCCCGAGCTTCCGCCGACGCCGCTGAAGCCGCGGGGAAGGGTGCGCTGAAATACCTCACTGAGGCGGGTTCGGACTGCGCGGCCGCAGCATCACCGCCGCCATCGCCGCCGTCCCGGCCAGCACCGCTGCCGCGATCACCGCGACGACGGTGAAGCCCCGGTCGTACGCCTGCCGGGCCGCGTCGAGGACGGCGTCGGCGGTGGCCGACGGCAGGCGGGCGACGACGTCCTCGGCGGCGGCGAAGGACTCCTCCGCGTGGGCCCGGTCCCCCGCGCTCAGACCGGGCACCTCGGGCAGGCCGGTGCGGTGGACGAGGGCCAGCGCGGAGCCGAGGACGGCGACGCC encodes:
- a CDS encoding MarR family winged helix-turn-helix transcriptional regulator, with protein sequence MSTGTDRATHGQLVWRLANKWRVAVDRALAPLGLTHAQYVVLASLHGMRREGRTPSQRQLADRTGLEALYVSKLARALESAGLLAREKDPRDPRAMRLTLTEEGAAVTGRAITLVQSLLDRLLDPLGGQDSERARVFKAELRALLDTPLTLSGDTPQETS
- a CDS encoding pirin family protein, coding for MSNLDRAPAPAVCGGRGFVVAEPVRELLTPRTVQLGDSTEVRRLLPNLGRRMVGAWCFVDHYGPDDIADEPGMQVPPHPHMGLQTVSWLHEGEVLHRDSTGSLQTIRPRELGLMTSGRAISHSEESPRDHARLLHGAQLWVALPDAHRHTEPGFEHHAALPQVTAPGLTATLILGTLDGTTSPGTAYTPITGADLTLAEGADVRLPLDPDFEYAVLAMSGETHVDGVPVLPGSMLYLGCGRTELPLRAGSDASVMLLGGEPFEEELVMFWNWIGRSQEEIVQAREDWMTGSRFGEVKGYDGAPLPAPELPPTPLKPRGRVR